The Cynocephalus volans isolate mCynVol1 chromosome 2, mCynVol1.pri, whole genome shotgun sequence genome window below encodes:
- the ZFP2 gene encoding zinc finger protein ZFP2 isoform X1, whose amino-acid sequence MPGQSPGAPGAGSCPLCKPHLGTRPLVSDSEGRWRGLPSTHLSLCLLWTLPNPSGRKERAMAAGLLPLGTQIFLDITARLIYHLDLLLSCPNQEEKASIESCARLFPVSSSNVLIITNPQDWETRLETRESTPKPNSTEDLFHWVIMEREGLWHSTLGKTWEPDNWLEGQQKNQKRPLGQVAVTHKETLTKKRVCEGNEFERYSCQGSVFDTQQSIPMAKRPHNWSSHGKDAKQNSELMKTQRMFVRKKIYECNECRKTFSQSSSLLKHQRIHTGEKPYKCSVCGKHFIERSSLTVHQRIHTGEKPYKCNECGKAFSQSMNLTVHQRTHTGEKPYQCKECGKAFRKNSSLIQHERIHTGEKPYRCNECGKAFTQSMNLTVHQRTHTGEKPYECNECGKAFSQSMHLIVHQRSHTGEKPYECSECGKAFSKSSTLTLHQRNHTGEKPYKCNKCGKSFSQSTYLIEHQRLHSGVKPFECNQCGKAFSKNSSLTQHRRIHTGEKPYECMVCGKHFTGRSSLTVHQVIHTGEKPYECNECGKAFSQSAYLIEHQRIHTGEKPYECDQCGKAFIKNSSLIVHQRTHTGEKPYQCNECGKAFSRSTNLTRHQRTHT is encoded by the exons ATGCCCGGCCAGAGTCCGGGGGCTCCCGGCGCCGGCTCCTGCCCTTTGTGTAAACCGCATCTCGGGACCCGCCCTCTGGTTTCCGATTCCGAGGGGCGCTGGCGTGGGCTTCCCTCGACCCATCTCTCG CTCTGCCTCCTCTGGACTCTGCCCAACCcctcaggaaggaaggagagggcaATGGCTGCTGGGTTGCTGCCACTGGGAACCCAG ATTTTCTTGGATATTACTGCCAGATTAATCTACCATTTAGACCTCTTATTATCCTGTCCAAACCAAGAAGAGAAAGCATCGATTGAGTCCTGTGCTCGGCTCTTCCCAGTGTCATCATCTAATGTACTCATCATAACAAACCCACAGG actgGGAGACAAGACTTGAAACCAGAGAGTCAACTCCAAAGCCCAACAGTACTGAAGATTTATTTCATTGGGTAATAATGGAAAGGGAAGGTCTCTGGCATTCTACTTTAGGGAAAACCTGGGAACCTGATAATTGGCTAGAGGGGCAacagaaaaaccagaaaagaccTCTGGGCCAAGTGGCAGTTACCCATAAGGAAACCCTCACTAAGAAAAGAGTATGTGAAGGTAATGAATTTGAAAGATATTCCTGTCAAGGTTCAGTCTTTGATACACAACAAAGCATTCCTATGGCAAAAAGGCCCCATAATTGGAGTTCACATGGAAAAGATGCCAAACAAAATTCTGAGTTAATGAAAACGCAAAGAATGTTTGTTAGAAAGAAAatctatgaatgtaatgaatgcaGGAAAACCTTCAGTCAGAGTTCATCCCTTCTTAAGCACCAGAGGATTCATACTGGGGAGAAACCCTATAAGTGTAGTGTATGTGGGAAGCACTTCATTGAACGCTCCTCCCTTACAGTACATcaaagaattcatactggagagaaaccctacaaatgtaatgaatgtgggaaagccttcagtcaGAGCATGAACCTTACTGTTCATCAAAgaactcatactggagagaaaccctatcagtgtaaagaatgtggaaaagccttccgTAAGAATTCATCCCTTATTCAACATGAAAggattcatactggagagaaaccctacagatgtaatgaatgtgggaaagcttttaccCAAAGCATGAATCTTACAgtgcatcagagaactcatacaggagaaaaaccctatgaatgtaatgaatgtggaaaagctttcagtcaaAGCATGCATCTTATTGTACATCAGAGAagtcatactggagaaaaaccctatgaGTGTAGTGAATGTGGTAAAGCCTTTAGCAAGAGCTCAACTCTTACCCTACATCAGCGAaatcacactggagaaaaaccctacAAATGTAACAAATGTGGGAAATCCTTTAGCCAAAGTACATATCTTATAGAACATCAGAGACTTCATTCTGGAGTAAAACCTTTTGAATGTAAtcaatgtggaaaagctttcagtaaGAATTCATCTCTTACTCAACATCGGAGAATTCATACTGGGGAGAAACCCTATGAGTGTATGGTATGTGGCAAACATTTCACTGGACGATCATCCCTTACTGTACATCAGGTtattcacactggagagaaaccttatgagTGCAATGAATGTGGAAAGGCCTTCAGCCAGAGTGCGTACCTTATTGAGCATCAAagaattcatactggtgagaaaccctatgaatgtgatcagtgtggaaaagccttcatTAAGAATTCATCCCTTATAgtgcatcagagaactcatacaggagagaaaccctatcagtgtaatgaatgtggaaaagccttcagtcGGAGTACAAACCTCACACGACATCAAAGAACTCACACATGA
- the ZFP2 gene encoding zinc finger protein ZFP2 isoform X2 yields MAAGLLPLGTQIFLDITARLIYHLDLLLSCPNQEEKASIESCARLFPVSSSNVLIITNPQDWETRLETRESTPKPNSTEDLFHWVIMEREGLWHSTLGKTWEPDNWLEGQQKNQKRPLGQVAVTHKETLTKKRVCEGNEFERYSCQGSVFDTQQSIPMAKRPHNWSSHGKDAKQNSELMKTQRMFVRKKIYECNECRKTFSQSSSLLKHQRIHTGEKPYKCSVCGKHFIERSSLTVHQRIHTGEKPYKCNECGKAFSQSMNLTVHQRTHTGEKPYQCKECGKAFRKNSSLIQHERIHTGEKPYRCNECGKAFTQSMNLTVHQRTHTGEKPYECNECGKAFSQSMHLIVHQRSHTGEKPYECSECGKAFSKSSTLTLHQRNHTGEKPYKCNKCGKSFSQSTYLIEHQRLHSGVKPFECNQCGKAFSKNSSLTQHRRIHTGEKPYECMVCGKHFTGRSSLTVHQVIHTGEKPYECNECGKAFSQSAYLIEHQRIHTGEKPYECDQCGKAFIKNSSLIVHQRTHTGEKPYQCNECGKAFSRSTNLTRHQRTHT; encoded by the exons ATGGCTGCTGGGTTGCTGCCACTGGGAACCCAG ATTTTCTTGGATATTACTGCCAGATTAATCTACCATTTAGACCTCTTATTATCCTGTCCAAACCAAGAAGAGAAAGCATCGATTGAGTCCTGTGCTCGGCTCTTCCCAGTGTCATCATCTAATGTACTCATCATAACAAACCCACAGG actgGGAGACAAGACTTGAAACCAGAGAGTCAACTCCAAAGCCCAACAGTACTGAAGATTTATTTCATTGGGTAATAATGGAAAGGGAAGGTCTCTGGCATTCTACTTTAGGGAAAACCTGGGAACCTGATAATTGGCTAGAGGGGCAacagaaaaaccagaaaagaccTCTGGGCCAAGTGGCAGTTACCCATAAGGAAACCCTCACTAAGAAAAGAGTATGTGAAGGTAATGAATTTGAAAGATATTCCTGTCAAGGTTCAGTCTTTGATACACAACAAAGCATTCCTATGGCAAAAAGGCCCCATAATTGGAGTTCACATGGAAAAGATGCCAAACAAAATTCTGAGTTAATGAAAACGCAAAGAATGTTTGTTAGAAAGAAAatctatgaatgtaatgaatgcaGGAAAACCTTCAGTCAGAGTTCATCCCTTCTTAAGCACCAGAGGATTCATACTGGGGAGAAACCCTATAAGTGTAGTGTATGTGGGAAGCACTTCATTGAACGCTCCTCCCTTACAGTACATcaaagaattcatactggagagaaaccctacaaatgtaatgaatgtgggaaagccttcagtcaGAGCATGAACCTTACTGTTCATCAAAgaactcatactggagagaaaccctatcagtgtaaagaatgtggaaaagccttccgTAAGAATTCATCCCTTATTCAACATGAAAggattcatactggagagaaaccctacagatgtaatgaatgtgggaaagcttttaccCAAAGCATGAATCTTACAgtgcatcagagaactcatacaggagaaaaaccctatgaatgtaatgaatgtggaaaagctttcagtcaaAGCATGCATCTTATTGTACATCAGAGAagtcatactggagaaaaaccctatgaGTGTAGTGAATGTGGTAAAGCCTTTAGCAAGAGCTCAACTCTTACCCTACATCAGCGAaatcacactggagaaaaaccctacAAATGTAACAAATGTGGGAAATCCTTTAGCCAAAGTACATATCTTATAGAACATCAGAGACTTCATTCTGGAGTAAAACCTTTTGAATGTAAtcaatgtggaaaagctttcagtaaGAATTCATCTCTTACTCAACATCGGAGAATTCATACTGGGGAGAAACCCTATGAGTGTATGGTATGTGGCAAACATTTCACTGGACGATCATCCCTTACTGTACATCAGGTtattcacactggagagaaaccttatgagTGCAATGAATGTGGAAAGGCCTTCAGCCAGAGTGCGTACCTTATTGAGCATCAAagaattcatactggtgagaaaccctatgaatgtgatcagtgtggaaaagccttcatTAAGAATTCATCCCTTATAgtgcatcagagaactcatacaggagagaaaccctatcagtgtaatgaatgtggaaaagccttcagtcGGAGTACAAACCTCACACGACATCAAAGAACTCACACATGA
- the ZFP2 gene encoding zinc finger protein ZFP2 isoform X3, translated as MEREGLWHSTLGKTWEPDNWLEGQQKNQKRPLGQVAVTHKETLTKKRVCEGNEFERYSCQGSVFDTQQSIPMAKRPHNWSSHGKDAKQNSELMKTQRMFVRKKIYECNECRKTFSQSSSLLKHQRIHTGEKPYKCSVCGKHFIERSSLTVHQRIHTGEKPYKCNECGKAFSQSMNLTVHQRTHTGEKPYQCKECGKAFRKNSSLIQHERIHTGEKPYRCNECGKAFTQSMNLTVHQRTHTGEKPYECNECGKAFSQSMHLIVHQRSHTGEKPYECSECGKAFSKSSTLTLHQRNHTGEKPYKCNKCGKSFSQSTYLIEHQRLHSGVKPFECNQCGKAFSKNSSLTQHRRIHTGEKPYECMVCGKHFTGRSSLTVHQVIHTGEKPYECNECGKAFSQSAYLIEHQRIHTGEKPYECDQCGKAFIKNSSLIVHQRTHTGEKPYQCNECGKAFSRSTNLTRHQRTHT; from the coding sequence ATGGAAAGGGAAGGTCTCTGGCATTCTACTTTAGGGAAAACCTGGGAACCTGATAATTGGCTAGAGGGGCAacagaaaaaccagaaaagaccTCTGGGCCAAGTGGCAGTTACCCATAAGGAAACCCTCACTAAGAAAAGAGTATGTGAAGGTAATGAATTTGAAAGATATTCCTGTCAAGGTTCAGTCTTTGATACACAACAAAGCATTCCTATGGCAAAAAGGCCCCATAATTGGAGTTCACATGGAAAAGATGCCAAACAAAATTCTGAGTTAATGAAAACGCAAAGAATGTTTGTTAGAAAGAAAatctatgaatgtaatgaatgcaGGAAAACCTTCAGTCAGAGTTCATCCCTTCTTAAGCACCAGAGGATTCATACTGGGGAGAAACCCTATAAGTGTAGTGTATGTGGGAAGCACTTCATTGAACGCTCCTCCCTTACAGTACATcaaagaattcatactggagagaaaccctacaaatgtaatgaatgtgggaaagccttcagtcaGAGCATGAACCTTACTGTTCATCAAAgaactcatactggagagaaaccctatcagtgtaaagaatgtggaaaagccttccgTAAGAATTCATCCCTTATTCAACATGAAAggattcatactggagagaaaccctacagatgtaatgaatgtgggaaagcttttaccCAAAGCATGAATCTTACAgtgcatcagagaactcatacaggagaaaaaccctatgaatgtaatgaatgtggaaaagctttcagtcaaAGCATGCATCTTATTGTACATCAGAGAagtcatactggagaaaaaccctatgaGTGTAGTGAATGTGGTAAAGCCTTTAGCAAGAGCTCAACTCTTACCCTACATCAGCGAaatcacactggagaaaaaccctacAAATGTAACAAATGTGGGAAATCCTTTAGCCAAAGTACATATCTTATAGAACATCAGAGACTTCATTCTGGAGTAAAACCTTTTGAATGTAAtcaatgtggaaaagctttcagtaaGAATTCATCTCTTACTCAACATCGGAGAATTCATACTGGGGAGAAACCCTATGAGTGTATGGTATGTGGCAAACATTTCACTGGACGATCATCCCTTACTGTACATCAGGTtattcacactggagagaaaccttatgagTGCAATGAATGTGGAAAGGCCTTCAGCCAGAGTGCGTACCTTATTGAGCATCAAagaattcatactggtgagaaaccctatgaatgtgatcagtgtggaaaagccttcatTAAGAATTCATCCCTTATAgtgcatcagagaactcatacaggagagaaaccctatcagtgtaatgaatgtggaaaagccttcagtcGGAGTACAAACCTCACACGACATCAAAGAACTCACACATGA